Proteins encoded in a region of the Pelmatolapia mariae isolate MD_Pm_ZW linkage group LG16_19, Pm_UMD_F_2, whole genome shotgun sequence genome:
- the pou1f1 gene encoding pituitary-specific positive transcription factor 1: protein MACQAFGSDSFASLTGDSPLPIIMHHGSTTDCLPTTSHAQSMVAAVSSGLSLGQPSKRSHMHLPTSSLGNALSNTPASLHYPVTPCHYTNQQATYGMMAAQEMLSASISQTRILQTCGVPHPNMVSGANALQGSLTSCLYKFPDHGLSSGSCALSHGFSSLPSALLSTDEAPGGPSGEIKSDGQRKSMRDPEDAPAMDSPQIRELEMFANDFKIRRIKLGYTQTNVGEALAAVHGSEFSQTTICRFENLQLSFKNACKLKAILAKWLDEAELAGALYNDKIGMNERKRKRRTTISLGAKEALERSFVEKSKPSSQEIARIAKGLHLEKEVVRVWFCNRRQREKRVKTSLNLSSCLTKISPNCIAQMSKTQRAMT from the exons ATGGCCTGTCAGGCATTTGGTAGTGACTCCTTCGCCTCACTGACGGGAGATTCACCCCTGCCTATCATTATGCACCATGGCTCTACCACTGACTGCCTGCCAACCACGTCCCATGCTCAAAGCATGGTCGCTGCAG TGTCATCTGGGCTGTCCCTGGGTCAGCCCTCCAAGCGTTCCCACATGCACCTCCCGACTTCCTCCCTGGGCAATGCTCTCAGCAACACCCCCGCAAGCTTACATTATCCAGTCACCCCCTGTCACTACACAAACCAGCAGGCCACCTATGGCATGATGGCAG cacAGGAGATGCTGTCTGCCAGTATTTCTCAGACTCGTATCTTGCAGACCTGTGGTGTCCCTCACCCTAACATGGTGAGCGGTGCAAACGCATTGCAAG GATCTCTTACTTCTTGCTTGTACAAGTTTCCGGATCATGGCCTAAGTAGCGGCTCTTGTGCATTAAGCCACGGTTTCTCTTCACTGCCCTCGGCCCTTCTTTCAACTGATGAGGCCCCAGGGGGCCCAAGCGGAGAGATAAAAAGTGACGGCCAAAGGAAGAGTATGCGGGACCCAGAGGACGCACCTGCCATGGATTCACCGCAGATACGAGAGTTGGAGATGTTTGCAAATGACTTCAAAATACGGAGGATCAAACTCG GGTACACTCAGACTAATGTAGGGGAGGCGCTCGCTGCCGTGCATGGTTCAGAGTTCAGCCAGACCACGATCTGCCGTTTTGAAAATTTGCAGCTGAGCTTTAAGAACGCCTGCAAACTCAAGGCCATTCTGGCTAAATGGCTTGATGAAGCTGAGCTGGCGGGTG CTTTGTACAATGACAAAATAGGAATGAATGAACggaagagaaaaaggagaacAACTATCAG CCTTGGAGCTAAGGAGGCCCTTGAGCGGAGCTTTGTGGAGAAAAGTAAGCCATCCTCTCAGGAAATAGCCCGGATAGCCAAAGGCCTCCATCTGGAGAAGGAAGTGGTCAGAGTTTGGTTCTGCAACCGCCGCCAAAGGGAAAAACGTGTTAAAACCAGCCTTAACCTCAGCTCGTGTTTGACCAAAATCAGTCCGAACTGCATAGCACAGATGAGTAAAACGCAAAGAGCAATGACATAA